A genomic window from Prunus persica cultivar Lovell chromosome G2, Prunus_persica_NCBIv2, whole genome shotgun sequence includes:
- the LOC18786190 gene encoding probable NADH dehydrogenase [ubiquinone] 1 alpha subcomplex subunit 5, mitochondrial — translation MFLRAIGRPLMAKVKQTTGIVGLDVVPNAREVLIELYSKTLKEIQAVPEDEGYRKAVESFTRQRLKVCREEEDWEAIEKKLGCGQVEELIEEARDELTLIGKMIEWDPWGVPDDYECEVIENDAPVPKHVPLHRPGPLPEEFYKTLEGLTTNQAKLDEAKATSIGSESKE, via the exons ATGTTCCTGCGAGCGATCGGACGGCCATTAATGGCCAAGGTGAAGCAGACGACGGGGATCGTAGGGCTGGACGTGGTCCCCAATGCCAGGGAGGTCCTAATTGAGCTATactccaaaaccctaaaggAGATCCAGGCCGTTCCCGAGGACGAAGGGTACCGTAAGGCCGTCGAGAGCTTCACACGGCAGCGTCTCAAGGTCTGCCGCGAAGAAGAGGACTGGGAAGCGATCGAGAAGAAGCTTGGCTGTGGCCAGGTCGAGGAGCTCATCGAGGAGGCACGTGACGAGCTCACCCTCATCGGCAAGATGATCG AGTGGGATCCATGGGGTGTTCCTGATGATTATGAATGCGAGGTGATCGAGAATGACGCGCCTGTTCCCAAACATGTTCCTCTGCACCGACCTGGTCCTCTTCCCGAAGAGTTCTACAAGACGCTGGAGGGTCTTACTACAAACCAAGCAAAATTGGATGAGGCTAAAGCCACCTCTATTGGGTCCGAATCAAAGGAGTAA
- the LOC18785086 gene encoding pentatricopeptide repeat-containing protein At5g52850, chloroplastic gives MSLPTVTKFVINTTQVNCSKETCLRVLSLCNSRALKEGVCVHSPITKLGLQEDLYLSNNLLSLYAKCFGVEPARHFFDEMPDRDVVSWTGMLSAYVRNGRYDEALEFFDSMSISGQCPNEFTLSSVLRSCSLLGDFDYGTRIHAYVIKLGFESNQYLGSTMIDLYAKCGFTDEACKIFKNMDNRDTISWTTIISSLVQAEKFSQALAHYMDMICAGVHPNEFTFVKLLAASYSLGLNYGKLLHAHLIRLGMRLNLVLKTALVNMYSKYQKMEDAIKVSNQTPDYDVLLWTSVISGFTQSLRVTDAIAALHEMELSGIVPNNFTYSSILKASSEILSLELGKQIHSRIIKAGLEYDTCAGGALVDMYMKCSDLAEDALEAFRDITSPSVITWTSLIAGFSEHGFEKDSFQSFAEMRAVGVQPNSFTLSSILRACSTVKSHSQTVKLHGLIVKTKAGCDTVVGNALVDAYAALGMVDDAWHVVTSMIHRDAITYTCLATRMNQMCRYEVALDVIVRMYMDDVEMDGFSMASFLSSSAGLAAMETGRQLHCYSIKAGLASGISVSNALVDLYGKCGCTDDAYRAFKGISEPDIVSWNGLISGLASTGHISSALSTFDDMRLAGFKPDSITFLLVLFACSHGGLVELGLEHFQSMREKHEIAPQLDHYACLVDLLGRAGRLEDAMEVIMTMPFKPDALIYKTLLGACKSHRNIALGEYVARQGIELDPSDPAFYVLLANLYEESGQPDLAKSTRRVMRERGLKKNPGQCWMEIRNKVHLFNAGDRSHPQINEIHEKVESLITELKNRGNLYQDYEDSSYHSEKLAVAFGLLRTPRNASVRISKNMRICSECHNFIMLVTQFVDREIIVRDGNRLHVFKKGECSCMVAASLQQDEIFHNSVCHS, from the coding sequence ATGTCTCTACCGACAGTCACCAAGTTCGTTATCAACACAACTCAAGTAAACTGTTCCAAAGAAACATGCCTTCGGGTTCTTTCATTATGCAACTCACGGGCCCTGAAAGAGGGTGTCTGTGTTCATAGTCCAATTACTAAACTGGGTCTTCAGGAAGACCTCTACTTGAGCAACAATTTGCTGTCTTTGTATGCAAAATGCTTTGGAGTTGAACCTGCACGCCACTTCTTCGATGAAATGCCTGACAGGGATGTTGTGTCCTGGACTGGCATGCTGTCTGCTTATGTCAGGAACGGACGGTATGATGAGGCGCTCGAATTCTTCGATTCGATGAGCATTTCTGGGCAGTGCCCCAATGAGTTTACACTCTCAAGTGTCCTCCGGTCGTGCTCATTGTTGGGAGATTTTGATTACGGGACTCGAATTCATGCATATGTGATAAAGCTTGGGTTTGAGTCAAACCAATATCTTGGCAGCACTATGATTGATTTGTATGCCAAGTGTGGTTTCACTGATGAGGCTTGTAAGATATTTAAAAACATGGACAATCGGGACACTATTTCTTGGACAACAATCATCTCTTCATTAGTCCAAGCTGAGAAATTCAGTCAGGCTCTAGCCCATTACATGGATATGATATGTGCTGGGGTTCATCCAAATGAGTTCACTTTTGTGAAACTTTTAGCTGCATCGTATTCTCTCGGTTTGAATTACGGGAAATTACTTCATGCCCATTTGATAAGATTGGGAATGAGGCTGAATCTGGTCTTGAAGACAGCCCTGGTCAATAtgtattcaaaataccagaagaTGGAAGATGCCATTAAGGTTTCAAATCAAACACCTGACTATGATGTGTTATTGTGGACCTCTGTTATTTCTGGCTTCACACAAAGTTTGAGAGTCACGGACGCTATTGCTGCATTGCATGAGATGGAGCTCTCTGGAATTGTACCAAATAATTTCACATACTCTAGCATACTGAAGGCAAGCTCGGAAATTTTATCGCTGGAATTGGGAAAACAGATCCATTCACGGATAATCAAGGCTGGCTTGGAGTATGATACTTGTGCAGGAGGTGCACTAGTTGATATGTACATGAAATGTTCCGACCTAGCAGAAGATGCTTTGGAAGCGTTTAGGGACATAACCTCACCGAGTGTCATCACTTGGACTTCTTTGATTGCTGGTTTTTCTGAACACGGTTTTGAAAAAGATTCTTTTCAGTCTTTTGCGGAGATGCGAGCAGTAGGAGTTCAGCCAAATTCCTTTACTCTCTCCAGCATTCTTCGTGCCTGCAGTACAGTTAAATCTCATAGTCAAACAGTGAAACTCCATGGACTTATAGTTAAAACTAAAGCTGGCTGTGATACAGTTGTTGGGAATGCTCTTGTGGATGCTTATGCTGCATTGGGGATGGTAGATGATGCATGGCATGTAGTTACCTCCATGATCCATAGAGATGCTATCACGTACACATGTTTGGCCACAAGAATGAATCAGATGTGTCGGTATGAAGTGGCACTGGATGTCATAGTTCGCATGTACATGGATGATGTTGAAATGGATGGATTTAGTATGGCAAGCTTCTTATCTTCATCAGCTGGCTTAGCAGCAATGGAAACTGGGAGGCAACTACATTGCTATTCTATCAAAGCCGGTTTAGCCAGTGGGATATCAGTTTCAAATGCCTTAGTTGACCTTTATGGGAAATGTGGATGCACGGATGATGCCTACAGAGCTTTCAAGGGGATTTCTGAGCCAGATATTGTATCATGGAACGGATTGATATCTGGATTGGCATCAACTGGGCACATCTCCTCTGCTCTCTCCACCTTCGACGACATGAGGCTGGCTGGATTTAAACCTGATTCCATTACATTCCTGTTAGTGCTTTTTGCTTGCAGCCATGGTGGTTTGGTTGAATTAGGTCTTGAGCATTTTCAGTCAATGAGAGAAAAGCATGAGATAGCTCCACAACTGGATCACTATGCCTGTTTAGTTGATCTCCTTGGCCGAGCCGGTCGACTAGAGGATGCCATGGAAGTGATCATGACAATGCCTTTTAAACCAGATGCCTTAATCTATAAGACATTATTGGGTGCTTGCAAGTCACATAGAAACATTGCTCTGGGGGAATATGTGGCAAGGCAAGGTATTGAACTAGACCCGTCTGATCCAGCTTTTTATGTGCTGCTTGCAAATTTGTATGAAGAATCTGGTCAGCCTGATTTAGCCAAGAGCACCCGAAGggtgatgagagagagaggattgaagaagaatccTGGGCAGTGCTGGATGGAGATAAGAAACAAGGTTCACCTATTCAATGCAGGAGATAGATCACATCCACAGATAAATGAAATCCATGAAAAAGTAGAATCGCTTATTACGGAGTTGAAGAACCGAGGAAACTTGTATCAGGACTATGAAGATTCATCTTATCATAGTGAGAAGCTAGCTGTTGCATTTGGTCTTCTCAGAACGCCGCGAAACGCTTCCGTACGCATATCGAAGAACATGCGTATATGCAGCGAATGCCATAACTTTATAATGCTTGTAACTCAAtttgttgacagggagatcatTGTGAGGGACGGGAACCGATTGCATGTCTTCAAGAAGGGTGAGTGCTCGTGCATGGTTGCAGCTAGTTTACAACAGGACGAAATATTTCATAACTCTGTATGTCATAGTTGA